DNA from Geobacter sulfurreducens PCA:
GTGAAGGAGATGGGCAAATAGCGGAAGCGGGTCACGCATTTTCTTCCCCTCTAATTCCTGCCTTTGTACGTCAGATTTTGACGGTCAATTTTAAAAATGTGCAAAATCAATAATTTGTGATTATGTATACATAATAATTAAAATTTCTTATGTAGCATAACGTTTAATGTTAGCGTTATCCTAACCGAAAGTGAGTCTGTCATATGACACTATCGTATGGCGGATACTGCGGTAAATGAACCATGGCGCCCGACCGGTCGCGAGGTTCGGTTGCCGGCAGTTATTTCCGGCAGGATGACGCATGGCGATCCCACAAATTCCCTTGTTCAGGTGGCCGAAACGTCGGCTGTTCACCCTTGCAGCCCTGCTTGTGGTGGTGTTTGCTGCCGTCACGTCGCTGCGGTTCCGCTATTATGGGCACTGGCAGGGAATTTACATCCTCAGGGGGGTGGACGGCCATTACCTGGTAAAGGATGACCTGCTGCTCGGCGACGAGAACGCTCTTCTCCTCGCCCTGCCGGCCGAGCCAGTGTTCCGTTTTCTCAATGGCAATGTGAGCCACGCCACCGGGGGGCCGCGTCTTGAATACGAGTGGTTCCGCCGTGACGGGAGCGGGTTCGTCCGGAGCTTTGCCGCCGACGGCACGGAGTATCTTACCTGTCTCAGCAGGTATCTGGACAGCGGTGGGAAGGAGAGCCGGGGGCTGTTCGTGGGAGGCGGACTGCCCTTCGACCTGGAAAGGGACCGCCGGCAGAGCATGAACGAAACCGGGATGGCGTTTTTCGACGGCGCGTCCTGGCATCACATCTGGTGCAACGTCAACGAGGCCATCTCGCCGTGGAGCAATCCGGCCGCGGTGATGCCACCTTCAGCCTGGAAATACCGGGGGAGCCGCGTTTTGGAATCGACGCCCCGGCGGCTCGTTCTCGGCAGCAGCCACTGGTTCGAGCTTGACGGCGTACCGGTGTCCATGGACCGTTTCATGATCTTCAGGGCCGGTACCCGCTATGTGACCCTCGTGATCCGGATGACCAACATCGGCACGCAGCCCACGGGTTACTTCTATGTCTATGGCGACGAACCATGGGTGGGGAACTACGGATCTGCCGAGGGTAACGTGGGCTGGGTTGTCGACGGCCTCGTTCCCTATGAGGGGTCCCTCGACCTGAAACGCCACAGTTGGGCCGGCTATGTGGACTATGGCAACGAAGCGGCCGGCGAGACGCATGACCGCAACGGTTTGGCCAATTTCATCGAGTGGCAGGGCCCCGTCACGCCGGATACGGTCTACTTCTCCAACAGGATCGGCACCTTTGCCAATGTTTCCGCCCGGGTGCCCCTCTCCCATCCGCAGAACCGGGTCATCGTCCTCCAGTGGGGGCCCCGCCTCCTGGCGCCGGGGCAGTCGGACATCTTTGTGCTTTCCATCGGCATGGCGGACCGGGAGCCGAACACCGGCTTCCCGCTCAAGCCCGATACCTCCTTCGATCTTGCCTCATTCCAGCAGTTTCTGGCAACCCAGGGTTTCTGACGAGACTCAGCCCCCTTCACACATTCCGTCCAGCATCCTTTTACTTTTGAAAGCTCCGCACGAACCGGCGATCGATCAGGTCTTTGAGGAGCCAGGGGAGCGTGCCGTGCCGGACGATCTTTCCCCGGACCAGCACTCCGGTGCCGTCACCCAGGTTCAGTATCTGGAGAAAGCGCTTCTGAGGCTTGAAGGGGGCAAGGGGGCACCCGCCAAGGTACGCCCGGAGGTTGGCGTGGAGAAGCGGTCCCTGGCGGACCGCATAGACCCCCACCCGCGCCAGGGGAGCACCTTCGAAGGCGATGCAGTCGCCGCCGCCGAATACTGACGCCGAGCCCGTCGACTGGAGGAAGCGGTTGACGCTCAGGGAGCCGTCCGGGGCCAGGGGAAGCCCCAGGCTTTCGAGGAGGAGAGGCGGTTTCACGCCGGTGGAAATCAGGGCGACGTCGAATGGGATCCGGCGGCCGTCGGCAAGGATGGCCGTACCGTCTGTCCAGCCGGAAACGGGAGCGTCTTCGATCATTCGGATTCCGCGCCGGTCGAAGGAGGCGCGGACCAACTCACGGGTCAGGGGAGGGAAGGGTGCGAGCAGGGGGCCGGCACTGGCAATGGTGACGCTGCCCCGATCGCCCAGCAGCCGGCGGCCGTTGCCGGCAATCTCCACACCGGCCGCGCCGCCGCCCACCACCAGAAGTCGGGGAGGCGCGGTGCAGCCCGCTTCCCGCAGCCGTTCCACTGCCCGGGCCAGATTGGCGATGGG
Protein-coding regions in this window:
- a CDS encoding FAD-dependent oxidoreductase; the protein is MNGRAARHLILVGGGHAHLHTLRRLRELTGAGIAVTLVTPARHHYYSGMGPGMLGGLYTEEQVRIDVQRLAESGGGRCVIGEAAGLDPDCRLLRLTDGRELAYDALSLNAGSIVAGLVPALPGVYPVKPIANLARAVERLREAGCTAPPRLLVVGGGAAGVEIAGNGRRLLGDRGSVTIASAGPLLAPFPPLTRELVRASFDRRGIRMIEDAPVSGWTDGTAILADGRRIPFDVALISTGVKPPLLLESLGLPLAPDGSLSVNRFLQSTGSASVFGGGDCIAFEGAPLARVGVYAVRQGPLLHANLRAYLGGCPLAPFKPQKRFLQILNLGDGTGVLVRGKIVRHGTLPWLLKDLIDRRFVRSFQK